A region from the Candidatus Neomarinimicrobiota bacterium genome encodes:
- a CDS encoding response regulator: MNGELQKGLQRGIEFSAQLLKEGTFSAAEKHSETYLTLNKKILIIDDDDDITTLFSEFFSEKGLIVQTANNGRDAFRIYHNFQPDVVLSDIMMPGMDGLTLQEKIRDLNNEQPIVLVTGEKSKEAAKDLLNEMGIPLLFKPVNIRTDLWNTVKGVLEKQSQS, translated from the coding sequence ATGAACGGGGAATTACAAAAAGGACTACAACGAGGTATTGAGTTCAGCGCACAGCTCCTTAAAGAAGGGACTTTCTCTGCAGCCGAAAAGCATTCAGAAACCTACCTGACCTTAAATAAAAAGATCCTGATAATAGATGACGATGATGACATTACAACACTGTTTTCCGAGTTCTTCTCGGAAAAAGGTTTAATAGTTCAAACGGCAAATAACGGACGCGATGCATTTCGAATTTACCACAACTTTCAACCCGATGTGGTACTCTCCGATATTATGATGCCCGGTATGGACGGACTTACTCTGCAGGAAAAGATTCGGGATTTAAACAACGAACAACCGATCGTTCTGGTGACCGGTGAGAAATCGAAAGAAGCCGCAAAGGACTTACTGAATGAAATGGGTATCCCATTGCTCTTTAAACCGGTGAACATCAGGACAGACCTATGGAACACAGTGAAGGGCGTATTAGAAAAACAATCTCAATCATAG